The sequence GGCTAAAGTTCCCAATCGCATTTGCAGTGATGTTCGCTCGGTTTTCAGTTTGTCGACATGGCCCTTGATTTCAGCCGCCTTAAGTTGCACGTTGCGGGCTTGTCCTTCCAGCGCGGAAATCTTGGCCGTATTGCTCCAGCCCAGTACATAGCGGCTCCGATCGTCGATTCGGTGTCTATCATCCTTTTCATGTCGCCCTGTTGGATCTTTTATTTGGCCGGCCATGGTGATCGCACGGGTTTCCCGGCGGAATTGCTCTTGCGTCATACAACAAGCTACATCGAAGCGATGAGCCACTTCCCGCTCAAGCCAGTCATAAAACGCTGAATCGGGTTTGATTGTCAGTTTTCGTGCTAGTGAATCGCGATGCAGATCAGGAAGATCAATGCGTCTGAGCGGGCGAACATGAAAATATACCAGACGGCCCTTAAGTTGATTGCGATCGATCCAATCAGACACAGCCGCATAGTGGCTGTCCGGCACCAACAACGACAAGCCAAAACCGCGCATCAGTCGTTCCGCAGCACCTTCCCAATTGCGCTCGTCTTCGCGGACCTGCAACAATTCGCCAGCAAACGGCATATCCTCTTCGGACAAATTCAATGCCTGGCATAGGGCCGTGCGTATCCTGATTTGCGGTTCATCAATATTGCTTCTGCGTATTTTTAAACTGGCAATTTCATCGAGGAGTGCCTTATGTTTTTCCAGGCAGTTTCGTAAGTCGAAATCATGGTCGCGTTCCCGATTTTCCAGATCAATAGTGTTTTCTTGCAGTGTGATCGCCCGTTCAGCCCATTGCTTGCTTTGGTTCACAAATTCGGATTCATGAGTCGCTGGCTGCTCACCCAGTTGCTTGACCAATTCGGCGTAACGATCCGCCTTTAATTGACGTGAGTGGCGAATTTTTTCGTTTTTCTTGATGTCGTTTTTTAAGCGTTCCAACTGGTCACCACCATTTTGGGCCATTGCGGTTTTTAGTTCGCCCACTCGACCGCTTTGTTCCTCGTGCTGATGCTCAAGACGTTTAACCTGGGCATCTTGTTTGCCCCAATCTTCCTTCAGCAAATTAAGTCGTTTATCCAGCAAGGCCAACTTCAAGCCGGAAAAATAAGTCCGCAAGGCATCGCGGGCCTGTCGCGACTGTTCGATTTCTCCGACCAACTCGCTGTGATGTCGGCAATTGGCAGTTAGCGGCGTTAATAATTCGACCTGGCGTTTAGCCCTCAGGACAGCTTCATGGGCGCGATTCAGATCGTCGAAATGGGCTATCAACGCGCTGATGCGGGATGTTGTATCGGAAGGTTCCAACATGTGGCTGCGTACAAAATCAGTCAGGTTGCCTACCGATTTCATCGACACGGTTTGGTGGAATAATTCCAACGCCTGTTCGTTGTCGATGCCGAAACGGCGCCTGAACCACGCACCATATTTCGGAAAACTGTCTTCAATTTCCGCGCCCAATCCGCGCAACTTTTTGCGCAATTGCGAAATGTCGGTGCCAAAGCGGGAAAAGTCGTTGGCAATCGACAATTCACGTTCGGCGCCGACAAAAAAGCGTGCGGGCTGGCCTTGTGCGTCCTTCAGCCAGAACACTTGAGCCAAGGTGACGGTTTGATCGTAACCGGCATTGTGAAATACCCCCAAGATTACGGAATAGGTGTTGGCGTCTCGCAATGGCACCGGCTTAGCCGTGCCGGTGACCTCATTGCGTTCCGATTTGTAATGCCCCAGCACATAAGAACGCAAGCTACGTTCCTTGCTGTCGGCGCCGGCCGCTTTGTTATAAGCGACACGATTGGCCGGCACCAGTAAAGTCGTTACGGCATCGACCAAGGTCGATTTGCCTGAGCCGATGTCGCCGGTCAGCAGACCATTTTTGCCATCCAGCTGTAATGTCCAGACGCGCCCGTCAAAGGTGCCCCAGTTAAACACTTCCAAACGCTTTAAGCGAAAACCCGATAGCGCATCGTCTGCTACAAAGTCCAAGTCGAGGGTATAGGGCTGAGTCATGTTGTCTGTCCAAGGGTAGAATCATCATTATTTCTATCAAGTGTCCGATTTCTCGCCTCTCGCGGAGCGTCTGCGCCCAATTGAGCTTGGTAAGCTGCCAATCGAGCATCGAAATCAGTCAGCCATTGCGCATCGACAAATGCTTTCAGAATTCGCTTCACTTCAAAACCAACAGGTCCCGCCGTTGTTTTTAGTCGGCGCAAAAAACCAAGTTCGATGATTTTGTTGATGTGCGTTTCGATTTGATCGATCAGTCTGGCTTCATTGCTGCTATCCGGTAAAAACACCCTGATCAGATCGACGATTTCGTCACGCGACAAGATTAATCGCGTATCACCTCCACTGGCATCAAATTCAGCCAGTTTCTTGCGAAGCAGAACGAGTAATAAGCTAACCGGGAAAGACAAGGGTCGCCGTGCGATCAAGCGAGGGATTTTATCCGCTTCGATTTCAT comes from Methylicorpusculum oleiharenae and encodes:
- a CDS encoding ATP-binding protein; translated protein: MTQPYTLDLDFVADDALSGFRLKRLEVFNWGTFDGRVWTLQLDGKNGLLTGDIGSGKSTLVDAVTTLLVPANRVAYNKAAGADSKERSLRSYVLGHYKSERNEVTGTAKPVPLRDANTYSVILGVFHNAGYDQTVTLAQVFWLKDAQGQPARFFVGAERELSIANDFSRFGTDISQLRKKLRGLGAEIEDSFPKYGAWFRRRFGIDNEQALELFHQTVSMKSVGNLTDFVRSHMLEPSDTTSRISALIAHFDDLNRAHEAVLRAKRQVELLTPLTANCRHHSELVGEIEQSRQARDALRTYFSGLKLALLDKRLNLLKEDWGKQDAQVKRLEHQHEEQSGRVGELKTAMAQNGGDQLERLKNDIKKNEKIRHSRQLKADRYAELVKQLGEQPATHESEFVNQSKQWAERAITLQENTIDLENRERDHDFDLRNCLEKHKALLDEIASLKIRRSNIDEPQIRIRTALCQALNLSEEDMPFAGELLQVREDERNWEGAAERLMRGFGLSLLVPDSHYAAVSDWIDRNQLKGRLVYFHVRPLRRIDLPDLHRDSLARKLTIKPDSAFYDWLEREVAHRFDVACCMTQEQFRRETRAITMAGQIKDPTGRHEKDDRHRIDDRSRYVLGWSNTAKISALEGQARNVQLKAAEIKGHVDKLKTERTSLQMRLGTLARLEEFSNFEDLDWPSVAGEIAKLEAELRSLESASDLLRELTDQLKQIEATLKIIEEDLKQARDKRSKTEQRKQDAESLREQTLSQMTADISHLIEKLETIRHEALGEHQLSVESCDNREQDTRAWLQKFIDNEDRKLKSLRDKIIQTMMIFKDEFKLETAEFDASIEAAFEYQNLLDKLGRDDLPRFEARFKELLNVNTINEIANFNAQLSRERETIRERIDRINDSLTQIDYNQGRYIVLVSQPSPDADIRDFQSDLRACTEGSLTGSDDAQYSEAKFLQVKTIIDRFRGREGLSDQDKRWTSKVTDVRNWFTFAASERWRADDSEHEHYSDSGGKSGGQKEKLAYTILAASLAYQFGLEWGALRSRSFRFVVIDEAFGRGSDESAQYGLRLFEKLNLQLLIVTPLQKIHIIEPYVAHVGFVYNEQGRASQLRNLSIEEYRKETARRQQVSENA
- a CDS encoding DUF4194 domain-containing protein, whose protein sequence is MMDHEIPVDKSIDLSTLVITLLKGVIYREGDEQLWSTLLNLQARVRDYTAVIGLDLVLDEAEGYAFMRSKSDDDEIEADKIPRLIARRPLSFPVSLLLVLLRKKLAEFDASGGDTRLILSRDEIVDLIRVFLPDSSNEARLIDQIETHINKIIELGFLRRLKTTAGPVGFEVKRILKAFVDAQWLTDFDARLAAYQAQLGADAPREARNRTLDRNNDDSTLGQTT